The following nucleotide sequence is from Triticum dicoccoides isolate Atlit2015 ecotype Zavitan chromosome 7B, WEW_v2.0, whole genome shotgun sequence.
TTTTCTACAGTAATGTGGAATAATTCTTTTCCTTGTCCTTATTTTGAGAATGGGGTTTCACTGCGAAGAAATATGTCTCTTGGATCGTACTTTGGTCATGTTTCTCAATGTTCCATTACATCCTGCTGAAATTTCAAGTTTATATTGGTATTTTTCTTGTAATTGCAACCGTTATTTGTACTTTCAGGATGCATTTGTTCTGTGGGACACCTATGGTTATCCAATTGATTTAACTGAGGTTTGTTCTTCATGTTTTCATCAGTAAATTTAATCAAATTAATTTGACAGTGATATATGTTTCATGTTTATGCTGTTGTTAAAGCTTTTATTGTCTGTTTTTCTGGTATCGTTGTTGTTTCCTATCTCAGGTCATGGCAGTTGACTTCGGGCTATCTGTTGACATGGAGGGTTTTAATGTTTCTATGGAAGAAGCAAGGCAAAAGGCTAGGAATGGTCGCTACAAGGTTGTATTTATTTATCCTTTAATATAAAACTTAATCCTTCACTTGTGGTCTTGTATGCTACCCAAGTATTATTCCTGCCCTTTGTTGTTTAATAATGTTCTAATAACTAAAGTTAGCATCTCTTATATGCCAGTAATGCTCAATTGATTGGGCAACTTTTGCCTGttatggtttatatcatattacgtcCGTCCCAAAAAGGTTGTTTTAGATTTATAGATACGGAtgaatctaacactaaaatgtgtctagatacatccgtatcttgacaaatctaagacaagcttTTTGGGAGGGAGGGAGTACTTATTTCTGATTTTGTTATATATGTTTTCTGGCAGGCTGGTGGCAAATCTATTGTCCTGGATGCTAATGCTACATCACAGCTGCGCAATCAGGGGCTTACTAGCACAAATGATAGTCCGAAATTTCAACACGAGGTTAGATGATTAGCTAGATTATTCATTTGTGGTTTGGCTATTAGTTACAGCTCCTTCCAATATTCAGTGCCTGTTTGGGATTATGTTGAAAGCCACCCTCTTTGAATAACCTTCAAGTAGTTAATTTACCTGGCTACCAGCTTTTGATTGTTCTTGCACTGTTCATTCACACTTATATATTGATTATGGCCGATATACATAAAAACATTTTGCAGGTACATAGCAGTGTGGTGAAAGCTATCTATACTGGCTCAGAGTTCATAGCCACTGTatctggtgatgaagattttggtcTTATTTTGGAAAGCACAAGCTTCTATGCAGAACAGGGTGGTCAGGTACAACTTATGACGGTGTGATGTTGGTGTAGTTGAATGAAAACGTCAAGTGCAATCAGAAGATGTTTTTTAATAAATTTAACTCATAAATAAATTGTTGAAGTAATGTTTTTTGTCATTACACCATTCCAAACACCACATTACGGTCGTATCCAATCCCACTCTGCGGAAAATAGTGTTGAGGGCTTCGAAGTTTCCCATACAATTGGCTTCAAAATTTTCAGTATAATTTGACAAGTTAATACCCATGCATTCCACAACAAACATTGCAACTTGCATCCAATAACCATGGATGTTTTCTCGTTTATTTGAAGTCACCATGCTGCCATGGTCGTTTCTTGTTCTTTTGAAATGCGTCCATGTAACCTCTTATCCTGTGTGGTGTTTGGTGTTGTATATATACTCTTTTTAATGAACGATACACAGCTCTCCTGCATGTTCGAGAGTTGTGCTATGCGTTGTATGAATTCTTTTGACATGCCATATGATATTTCTGGATTAGATCTATGACACTGGGAGTATCGAGGGTCCATCTGGATCTTTCACTGTGACCAATGTCCAAGTGTTTGCTGGCTATGTCCTGCACGCCTGTTCATTTCTGGAAGGGCCTCACTCCAAGGCATTGTCTGTTGGCGATGAAGTGAAATGCAAGGTAACATTCTTTACTGATTAATTTTTTTATACCAATCAGGTAACCTGTGAAGTTTGCTAATTACATTGCGATGCTTCTATTACTCTTGGTAGGTTGATTACACACGGCGTAGTCTCATTGCTCCAAACCACACATGTACCCATATGCTGAACTTTGCTCTAAAGGTATGTTTTCAAGCATCTCAGATTTTACCGGGAGTGCTTTTTTGCACTCACAATGGTTTTGGTATTGTATATGTAGGAAGTACTTGGTGACCATGTTGACCAGAAAGGTTCCATTGTTCTTCCAGAGAAGCTGAGATTTGATTTCTCCCATGGTATTCCGTGTTCTAATATTGCATCTTCATGATGTTTTTTCTAAGCTTGTGAACTCAACTGTCAGTACATAATAACAGGGAAACCTGTTCAGCCGGAAGATTTGAGAAAAATTGAATATATAGTGAACCAGCAAATAAAGGATGAGCTAGAGGTATCTGCACAAGAAATAAAATTAGCTGACGCAAGGCGCATAAATGGTCTGCGAGCTGTGTTTGGTGAAGTGTGTTCTCTTACCCTGCTCGACATACCATGTTCTCATATCTCAGTTTGCCTGCCCTGTTGTTTTGTGTAATTGGTTTTACATATGGACTTTGTAGATCTACCCTGATCCTGTAAGAGTTGTATCGATTGGTCGCAAAGTGGAAGATCTGCTTGCAAACCCTGAAAGCAAAGAATGGTTATCCATATCAACTGAGCTGTGTGGAGGTATATTTACTACTCTGCTCTATGTAATTCTACATTTGTGCGTTAAAGTCATCTAAAGTTTTATGTATATCAGGTACACACATTTCGAACACTGGAGATGCTGCAGCATTTGCGCTCATATCTGAAGAGGGTATCGCCAAAGGTGTTCGGAGGATAACGGCTGTTACTGCTGAGCGTGCCTCCCAGGCTATGAAGTTGGCATCATCTATCGATACTGATATCAATGAAGCATCTAAACTAGACGGAGCGACATTGGAAAAGGTACTAAGCTTTTCCCCTTTTGTGTTTGTCTCTCTTAGTGTGAGCTGTATGGTTGTGATACTCTGGTAGATTGGATATTTCCAGAATTTATTGTGTTTTTTTGTATGTTTTCTTAGAAATATTATGTCCTTAGCCTTTATATGTATAGATGATATCAGTTGTACTTTGTAGCCATTTCCTGTTGATCTGCTTTgtattagatctgatgtaagtatgATGTTTCTTCATCAGAAAATTGGGTCCATCAAGAATACACTGGATGCAGCTGCTATCCCAGCTGCTAGAAAAGCAGATCTAAGAGGCAATGTCTCAAAGTTGGAGGTCTGTAAATGTTTTAGTTCATTTGTCACATCTTGTCAAAGAGAAATTATTTATGGTATGAAAGCTGATTATAGCTGTCGCATATATCAGGATCAActtaggaaggagaagaagaaaatcTGCGAAGAAAATATCCGAAGGGCTGTCAAGACTGCCATAGATGCCGCAGAAACTGCTCTTTCTGAAGGAAAACCCTTCTGTGTTACCTATGCCGATGTGGGTCTTGATACCACTGCTCTCCGTGAAGCAGTTGTCAAAGCCATGAACCATTCGGTACTCCAACACgttctgtttagtactatccccaTCATCTAAGAATAACTATAGATTCAGCATAATTTCCAACTTACTGCAGCAATTTATTTTTGAACGAATTAAACATTTAATTTGTGTTCCTTGTGTCAAATTTTTGGATGTGCTGGTGACCTTGTGGGTTTGACTTTTCCAGAGTCTGCTGATGATGGTATTCAGCACAGACGAGGCATCAAACAAGGCTGCTATTTATGCCGGTGTACCTCCCGACACACCCAATGGCTTCAAGGTGTTGGATTGGCTTACACCTTCAATCGCACCACTCAAGGGGAGAGGAGGCGGTGGCAAGAATGGTCTTGCCCAGGGCCAGGTGAGGCATTGTTAATCTTCAAGCTCTTTGGTCAAAGTGTACTAATTATTGTTACcccctccgttccatattactccctccgttcctaaatatttgtctttctagagatttcaacaagtgactacatacggagtaaaatgagtgaatctatactttaaaatatgtctatatacatccgtatgtggtagtccatttgaaatatctagaaagacaaatatttaggaacggagggagtacttgtcttttagatttgtctagatacggatgcatCTAGCACTATAACTTGTCTGCATACAGGGAAGTGATGCTTCTCGGATCAAGGAGGCCATGGAGCTTGCTACCCAGATAGCTTCAATGAAGCTAAACTTCAATGCTTCTCGGGTCAAGGAGATCAAAGTCTACTAATTATATGGCGTTACCTAAGAGAAGTCTCTTTGGTCCATGGAGCTTACTACCCAGATAGCTTCTATGCTTCTTGGGCCAAGGAGATCAAAGTCTACTAATTATTGTTATCTAATATCTTTAAGAGAAGTCTCCTTAGTGGCTGCTTGATGGTCGTGCTCGCCTTTCTACCTCTAATTGTGATACATGAACATAAAATTAATCATGAAAATTGACCAGAAGCAGTGTCTGTTTAGACAACAGGGTGTTGTTTAAGGGCCTCAGTTGTGTTAATACGGTTGGTTCATCAAATTGAGTGAAAATGGTGAAATTGCTTTATCAATCAATGTTGTGCTTTCAGTCCAGtaatgcttagagcatctccaacaggtgcCCAAAAAAAGCTCTGCGCACTAGAAATTCATTTTTTTGGTGCCGAACAGCTCCTGTAGCGCCAAAAGATATAGGGTGCGTGTTAAAAAAATGCTATTGCGCGCAGCATATTTTGTGTTCTGGATTGTGCGCGCTTCATAATTTGAACTGTCTGCTTTTTGGGCGTGTGTTTTTGGATGTCTGCAAAAGCAATGTTGGTCCCGGCACATTAAAAGTGGCGGCTTGACGAGGAGTGTGGCCATGGCGCTTGCCGCTATGCAACGCCGACTGGAGTCTACCCAGCGGGAGCGCGACGCCTCGTATGGCTTCATGCCGGCCGCGATCGAGCCTAGCCGGGTCATTGAGGTGCGTGCTCGGGTGGTGTCCTTAGCCGCGCTCTAGGTGTGGTCCCGCCTGTCTATGACACCCTTGTCAAGAACATGCGCACCGCGGAGGTGGCCGTTGAGGGCCTGAAACTCTTGTAGGGCGAGGAGCTGAAACAACGGTTGCATCGCATGCACGAGGTTCTCCGCCGCTGTGAACACACAGCAGAAGCTTCCTCAACGCTCCTGCGGCGTCCGACTAGCATCGCACAAAAGACCGCAAGCCCCGGGACACCCAGGCATCTTCTCTGCGCTCCAGCGAGGCCCAGTCTGGGAGAACCCGAAGTGGCCGAACCCGGGTGACCGCGCCCTGACGGCCGACGGCCACCTCGGCAATGAGCCGGCTCCAGGCGATCGGTGCTGGCAAGATCTTCCCCCGCCATCCGACCGACGCACCTGCTCGGCTTCCGCCCGCCGGATCCCCGCGGCCCGCTCGCCAGCCGGCTGGGCTTGCGCGACATCAACAACGACGACGCTCGCCACCGCATCAAGCAGCTGGCTCTCTCCCTCCAACTGGAGGAGACAACACGGTCGGCCTGAGCTGCTTTGGCCTGCGCATCCACGACGAGCCCTTCACCAAGGGGTTGACTcttcccgcgacacccccaagtacaacgggactgCCAAGCCGGAGGACTGGCCCATCGACTACACCGCCACCATCGGCATCACGATGGCAACAAGCACCTGGTCGTGCGCTACGCCCCGCTCATGCTACAGGGCTCGGctcggacatggctgaacaacctGCCAGCTGGTAGCGTCAACTCCTGGCTCGACTTCGAGCAAGCCCTCTTGCGCAACCTCACCGGCACCTACAAGTGGCTCGGGCGGCCCCGCAAGCTCGCCATGTGCGTCCAGGGGCCGGATGACTGGCCGCTAGTACtagtattattgttcgacttcccgaagaggcgaacagtcAAGCGCAAAGTTTATTAgtactatagaggtatgtactatactatactaggaactggatggaggagcgtctacgcttttattatattttaaaaatgtgataaagcaatcttcaacacatttggttctcttcgagggttctcgcatgtgataatggaagttgattgcatgaaacactcgccacaattctcgcttaattctggctcagatCCTTTtataaataggagcgctcggtaatatttcctcttttttttgttatttaccatgtaaacaggtcagcaaaccttgcggcacatcttttgtgcgaaccgtgcttgctgcactttgaatgtggccaagagctggcttgatgaaacaccttgcttccttctttttttttgcgggatacctcgcttcctagtgaccagtctcttggttgatcatcctaagaatgcttatatatgaataaatctctctcatttacccataaaaaatattaagccatattaaccggaaaggagggagtatggactagcaccacTTTTTGGTgtatcccgtcaactcgtagaacgaggagaagcttgcagggcaaggtgaagctcgcttacatcttttgactaatgcaacctaccctcgcccaggcgatggacatgcagcagttcattcggtgtcagattgccactagcatacactgtagtacccaacatgcggagtaccatcattgttcgacttcacgaagaggcgaagagccaagcacaaggtttataGTTGTACGAGTaggactactactagaaccgcatggtggagcgtctgtactcttatttcattttaatctctgataaagtacacatttattcgggagaagggcggaaaacggtagCCCAATGGTAGTGTtaaaaaacatcgaacatgtaatgatgatatcgatcaaccatgctcgaatatatcttggcctccgtgcgagcccgtctgtgtgttctcgctcctcgtctctctcaaggaacagcGGGTTGGCAATTttaccgtcaattgagatcggtttgctcacactctggtcccacatgtcagtgatatgccaagaggaagtgcattgaccgactggccatacgcgtacttggttttgcaccttcaggcCATGCTTGGAATGGTTGTATTTCAACACGGAGGCATACACCTGTAAGTTACTGTCCGCTGTGCAAATTCCAGCCGGAATTGAAATGACGAGCGCAGGTGTTTATTTTTTACAAGTGTATTCAAAAGAGAAACGGTGATCCAAACAGGgcctcatactactcctccctccgtcacagtttacagggcgcgcttcattctgatgcatttctctccatgcatttccatcacgagagagactttagagcgtattgatggttgctccttccgagcaacttacagtgggaaaggtggggctcataatttgactgctcattactactCACTATTAGTGTGGCGCAACAACCGGGCTGAGTCTcctatgcggttgtgcactactccctccgttcttaaatatactacagagtatttgtctttcttgagatatcaacaagtgactacatatgaagcaaactgagtgaatctacactctaaaatatgtccatttgaaatttgtaaaaagataaatatttaggaacagaggaagtataattttatgcatggcacatggacttggatgctgaagaggcttctggcaatgctatcaagattccagcatttgtttacataattgacgttctATACAAATAatcttccagcgacatgaaattgtacaatgctctgagctttcagcttttgtttcgtgtgtcttgccatcgatgctctttcggaaacaataaaaaactaacttccttgctaatgcatctcaatgattagcagaccagagctaatatttacattacaactgaagacaaagttgtgagaaggtgttaaattaaaattgatccatgctttcattggcaggaacgtccccccagctctgtctaaatcaacaaggcatgttgggaaaaaagtagctgtctggagcacgcaacattctgatcattttgtgcagttccactaaaatagagctgagcgtccctgttccaaagataataagtgtgattacaataatagaggactgctgatgaaacaataaacacacaaatagaagtcggtcacctttgcagtctctcttaagactaactagttggaggagattaagcaaatagttggagaagattaggctcggagttggatgaggaggatagagcaaaaccaacctCCCTTTGTGCAGCGCACTGAAATGTAGACGTTCCccctgtgacattttagtacaactgcacaaaacactcttaagaaaaaagtgatttgtgcagttcaccaaaaggtcgcaatagcaacaaggtgaaatggatagccctgtttgcaaaaaagaggtagaaaggaaacaattactggccaataacagttgatgacacatgcgacgacaaaaaagaagcatattccatgtcctaagggaagataacaacccggttgtgtttgtctaaaacggtgtgaggacgagattgcaatatggaaagtacaccggacgagctacgttttgggcagagAACTATTTtagatccacatgcaagattttccatatgcagcgacgtgggaagacggacagtggagcaaggccggaggggatacctggggtcgttgggatgtaactaggtgagcggcggcaggcGGGATCTGCCCATATTGCGGCAgcaagcaggtggcgtaggccctaccacgccggagcttggtcagagagaacggcgggtaccacagatcgggacgtgctgcctcggcgccgtcggacggaggaacgatgcacatcctccctttccgccggcggacgcgaTGCGGCTGGATcaatgaccaatggtgagagagagagaggccaccgccgccttgtgtgagatactcttaagagagacaaacccaggcaggcaggctccattgtatatagtggagcggactacctttttctccataaaaatcgttttatattctgtgtacgtgccattgagcgatataactttatttaaaaataacgcgccaacgcatcaagtcgaactttgtttcgtgcacgcgtggtacacgtcctctataggtaaacaaccgctacacgcgttcaaattagcatgtgggctgcaatttcgtacagaaatgagctccaccgtgtacccgcgcgggtgtggctgggcacgaagcatgagtacgtgcacctattctcttcgtgtacgtacaccacctacgtggggttgtgtgatagagatacaaacgtagagagatatagtgtgtgggttcgtgagtgttttttttgggtgtgtcaatcaaaaaatgtaacatatgcaatgtgtgtgaaaatagagacctggatatatcatatatatagagggggcgatcacgAGAAGAGAGtgaaggtatcatcggcttgaggtatccataaatcgaagagagggatgatgtgtgtgtatgtgtgtgcgcgtgcgcaatcgataaagagtgccgtcgaatttgtgtgtgcccacgtcaaagatatagggcggctggcctactggaacgtgagaggcgacaggtgcagtttgtctctgtggcatggatacctacctaaagcgctcgactatcggtgtgtggtggggggatgGGGGGGGAGGCcttattaactatagaggtacaatggctggtatatgtgtggaggaggagagaggcctaccttatgtattaagagagatcgatcggcatccatgcatatgtgtgggagaggaataaggttgggagagagacagagctagagtgttggagggggtggtagtggagttacttctaacaaatggtgggagaggcttgctagacaagcggagggcacacctgcaatatcaataagagaggggatggctgtcTGTCTGTGCGCGTGCGGGTGAGAGAcaagtcaggaggcatgcacgaatgatgaggggtgacgatatggctgtggtaagcagacataagtacataggaagatcaatcatccTCTGtcggagaaaggagagacataacttgtgaggtacgtcgattgaTGGGTGGGGGtaaaatagttaaagtcgacctaggtatatgtagggagatcgatcggtatacatgcatgtatgtgttagaagcaaataaggccaggggagaaggatagagagagggatgcatctaagaggtggtgcaagaggcatactacatcgagggggaaggagtgtgcgagtacgagatcgatgaaaagagtggtgggagtgaggcatggatggtgaggagagaagaggggaagcttgtgtttgtggtaggcacacctggctagagaggcatatcgatcgatgtgtgatgtaaagaagga
It contains:
- the LOC119340334 gene encoding alanine--tRNA ligase-like — encoded protein: MLHSAVRGCRQLFVSKPNTRVWPAPADTPAAVHISSFRASRVAATDTVGPPMEVPPYWTAALVREVFINFFKSKSHTPWPSSPVVPVNDGTLLFTNAGMNGFKPIFLGLAPPDSQLGRLRRACNTQKCIRAGGKHNDLDDVGKDTYHHTFFEMLGNWSFGDYFNDGAIGYAWDLLTQVYKLPTDRIYATYFGGDEKAGLAPDTESKNIWLKYLPNERVLPFGCKDNFWEMGDTGPCGPCTEIHFDRIGNRDAASLVNNDDPTCIEIWNLVFIQFNRESDGTLRSLPAKHVDTGMGLERLTSILQNKMSNYDTDVFMPLFDAIHKLAGVGIQPYSGKVGSDDVGKVDMAYRVVADHIRTLSFAIADGSQPGNEGREYVLRRILRRAVHFARQKLMAKQGFFSSLVDVFVQLMGDVFPELKDNEKKIKDIIKDEEASFENTLVKGYERFKKAADAVKENGGAVLSGQDAFVLWDTYGYPIDLTEVMAVDFGLSVDMEGFNVSMEEARQKARNGRYKAGGKSIVLDANATSQLRNQGLTSTNDSPKFQHEVHSSVVKAIYTGSEFIATVSGDEDFGLILESTSFYAEQGGQIYDTGSIEGPSGSFTVTNVQVFAGYVLHACSFLEGPHSKALSVGDEVKCKVDYTRRSLIAPNHTCTHMLNFALKEVLGDHVDQKGSIVLPEKLRFDFSHGKPVQPEDLRKIEYIVNQQIKDELEVSAQEIKLADARRINGLRAVFGEIYPDPVRVVSIGRKVEDLLANPESKEWLSISTELCGGTHISNTGDAAAFALISEEGIAKGVRRITAVTAERASQAMKLASSIDTDINEASKLDGATLEKKIGSIKNTLDAAAIPAARKADLRGNVSKLEDQLRKEKKKICEENIRRAVKTAIDAAETALSEGKPFCVTYADVGLDTTALREAVVKAMNHSSLLMMVFSTDEASNKAAIYAGVPPDTPNGFKVLDWLTPSIAPLKGRGGGGKNGLAQGQGSDASRIKEAMELATQIASMKLNFNASRVKEIKVY